GGCGGTTAAACCAAGTAGCGGTAAACATCCAATTCTCAGCCAGCATTTTGCACGACAAACGGGACTTACGTCCGTATCTCTGTAGCACAGGGATACCCGCTATTTTGGCCTGTATCGTAATTTTATCCCCGTCCTTTACCTCGCTGAGTGAGCGGAGGCGGTAATCCTCATACCGGAACGGGTAATACTCCAACAAATCTTTAACCGTAGAGACGCCAAAGGCGTGAAGCTCCCCTTCTTTCAGGGCGCTCACGCCGTTTATCTGTCTTACGGATATTTGATCCAGATCGAGACTCATAATGCTCCCCCAATCAAGCGGGCCAGATATACGCGGCAATGGTACCCGGTCCGACATGGCTGCCGATGACGGGGCCGATGTCGGACAGGACCGTTTCTTTCACCGTAAACACGGCAGACAATTGCTCCAGAAAATCATCAACAGAAGCCGGATCTGCCGTAGTGCCCACCGCTACATTAATATTCGTAACACCTGCCAGATCATTTTGGAACAATTCAATCATTCTGGCAGTTGCTTTCTTGCGGCCTCTTACTTTTTCAACCGAATAAATAATACCTTCATCATCGATAGACAGGATCGGTTTAATATTCAACAGTGTACCCAGTACAGCTGAAGCTTTACCGATGCGCCCACCTTTTTGTAAATATTCTAGTGTGTCTACCAAAAAATATAGACAACGCTTACTGCGAAGTTCTTCGGTAGAGGATAGTATCTCTTCTACCGGCACTCCCTCAGCAGCCAACTGGGCTGCATGAACAATAAACAATCCATAGCCATATGACGCTGATTTTGAATCCCACACCGTTATATCAGCTTCTCCCTCTATTAGGGAAGTAGCCAGCAGTGCCGACTGGTAGGTGCCGCTCATTCCTGAAGAGAGGTGCATCGAAAGAATAGAACAGCCGGGAAACTCCTTCAGGATTGAATCATATACCCCCACAAAGTCAGCCGGGGAGGGCTGCGAAGTTGTCGGCAGTTGAGTCGATTCGACGAGCTTCTTATAAAACTCGCCAGCGGAAATTTCTACTCCATCGAGATACGTATCACTGCCGAACATAAGACGCAATGGGACAATTCGTATGTCGTATTTCTTCACCAGGTCTGCCGGAATATCCGCTGTGCTGTCTGTGACAATAACGGTTTTCTTCACCGGGAACCCCTCCTAATAAATGACCATCAATTTACATAAGTAGAAACGACTTCGTCGTCCTATTCAAAGGGCGACGGTGTTTCTGCGAGAAATATATTAAACTTCTACAGAGAACAGATAAGCGTAAATCGGTTGTCCTCCATAGTGTACTTCCACTTCTGCATTCGGATAGTTATCCTCAAGCCAAGAGATCAAACCCTCTGTGATTTCCTCGGTTGCATCCTCACCCGTAAGAAGCGTGATGATTTCATCTCCGGAACTCAGCATTTTACCGAGTAACTCCTGACATGCGTTCAGCAGATCTGGTGCTGCTGCAACGATCTTCGAATTTTGGATGCCGATGTATTCTCCGGCCTTAATCTGAAGCTCGTCAATATTGGTGTCCCGTACGGCGTACGTTACTTGTCCAGATTGAACACGGGAAACCGCTTCAAGCATATTATCGGTATTGCTTTCGACACTCTCGTCTTCCTGGAATTCAAAGGCGGCGGCAATCCCTTGTGGAATCGTCTTGCTCGGAATCACGGTTACGCTGCGCTCTCCTTCCAGCAGTTCTCTCGCCTGTTGTGCAGCAAGCACAATATTGGAGTTATTCGGCAGGATAAATATCTGTTGTGCGGAAATAGACGTTATCGCATTCACAAAATCCTCCGTGCTCGGATTCATGGTTTGACCGCCGGCCAGTACAACATCTACGCCAAGACTTTTGAAAATACTCGAAATGCCCTCACCTGACGACACAGCGATAAAACCGTATGGTGCCAGCTCGTCCGCAGGGGGAACAGCCGGGGCTTCAGGTGTCTTGGTTTCAGCCGGGATATCTGCAAACAGCTCAGGCATCGGTGCGATGTCCATGCCTGTAGACAACAGGTCACGGTGCTGCTCACGCATATTCAGAATATGAATCTGCGTAATTTCGCCATACAGCAAAGCTAGGTTCAGCACCTCACCCGGAGCTTTGGAATGCACGTGCACTTTAATCGTTTCATCGTCGGCGATCACGATGATGGAATCACCATTCACGGAAAGCGCTTTTCTAAATTTATCTTCATCAAATTCTGCAGGTTGGGCGTTGCCCAGCTGTCGGTTAATGAAAAATTCCATATCGTACAAATATTCGATATCTTCCGTCGAAAGTCTCGATTGTGCTGAAGCTGGAACCTGTACCGTCGCTAAATCCGGATGGGTTACAATACCAGTCACAGCTACCCGTGATACAGTCTGTTCTACAGATGCGGGAGACACTTCTGAAGAAGAAACACCATTTTTCAGCGCTTTCAGAAACCCTTCATAGATGTATACGAGGCCTTGTCCTCCGGAGTCCACAACACCTACCTGCTTCAAAACCGGCAGCATATCCGGAGTTTGGGATAGGGTCTCCTTGGCCTTTGCCAATACTTGCTCCATCAATTCCACGACATCGTTGCTTCTGCGGGAAAAATAAACAGCATGCTTGGCAGCTTCCTTCGCTACCGTGAGGATTGTTCCCTCAACCGGTTTAACAACTGCTTTATAAGCTGCCTCTACACCCGTCTGCAGCGCAGTAGCAAACTGACTAGGGTTCAGTTCCGTGTAAGGAGCTGCATAACGGCTGAAGCCGCGGAACAGTTGGGACAAAATAACCCCGGAGTTCCCCCGGGCGCCCATCAGGAGCCCTTTCGACAGTACACCAGCACTGTGCCCTAAAGATTCCGTATACTTGCTTTTCAGTTCGGCCACACCCGCAGTCATCGTCAAATTCATGTTCGTTCCCGTGTCGCCATCCGGCACCGGAAAAACATTCAGGGAATTGACGTGTTCTGCATGTAGCTGCAGTTGTTCCGCTCCGGCTAGAACCATCGCGGTAAATTCTGTTCCATTCAAAGAACGCTTACTCAATGAGAATTCCCCTTCCTGGCTTGATACAAATAACGCTTTAATTGTATGTTTTTTTGTTCTATTTCAGAGCCTTAAACCGATCATCGCCCAACAAATAATAGACATGCTATGATTAAATGAATTAGTCACAACGCCGGTGATGGGCTGGCCTCGCGTCTGACGAGCCTTCGGCAGCTTACTCTGCAAAGAGAGGGACATACCGATTAGCCCACCGTATTTCTTCGGAAATATTATGGACTAAATAACATTGTACTATAAGAGGAAAGAGAAATAAATGTTTTTAGGATAGTTGACGCAGCAATTTTTACTGTGATATTATATTTAAGTATTGTTTTATGCAGGGTTATGAAACAAGGAGGTGTAATCTATGTCTCGCAAATGTTATGTGACAGGTAAGAAACCAGGTACTGGTAACCACGTTTCCCACGCCAACAACCACAACAAACGTTCTTGGGGCGTAAACGTTCAGAAAGTTCGCATTCTGGTAGACGGCAAGCCAAAACGTGTATACG
Above is a window of Paenibacillus uliginis N3/975 DNA encoding:
- a CDS encoding DegV family protein, whose product is MKKTVIVTDSTADIPADLVKKYDIRIVPLRLMFGSDTYLDGVEISAGEFYKKLVESTQLPTTSQPSPADFVGVYDSILKEFPGCSILSMHLSSGMSGTYQSALLATSLIEGEADITVWDSKSASYGYGLFIVHAAQLAAEGVPVEEILSSTEELRSKRCLYFLVDTLEYLQKGGRIGKASAVLGTLLNIKPILSIDDEGIIYSVEKVRGRKKATARMIELFQNDLAGVTNINVAVGTTADPASVDDFLEQLSAVFTVKETVLSDIGPVIGSHVGPGTIAAYIWPA
- a CDS encoding DAK2 domain-containing protein: MSKRSLNGTEFTAMVLAGAEQLQLHAEHVNSLNVFPVPDGDTGTNMNLTMTAGVAELKSKYTESLGHSAGVLSKGLLMGARGNSGVILSQLFRGFSRYAAPYTELNPSQFATALQTGVEAAYKAVVKPVEGTILTVAKEAAKHAVYFSRRSNDVVELMEQVLAKAKETLSQTPDMLPVLKQVGVVDSGGQGLVYIYEGFLKALKNGVSSSEVSPASVEQTVSRVAVTGIVTHPDLATVQVPASAQSRLSTEDIEYLYDMEFFINRQLGNAQPAEFDEDKFRKALSVNGDSIIVIADDETIKVHVHSKAPGEVLNLALLYGEITQIHILNMREQHRDLLSTGMDIAPMPELFADIPAETKTPEAPAVPPADELAPYGFIAVSSGEGISSIFKSLGVDVVLAGGQTMNPSTEDFVNAITSISAQQIFILPNNSNIVLAAQQARELLEGERSVTVIPSKTIPQGIAAAFEFQEDESVESNTDNMLEAVSRVQSGQVTYAVRDTNIDELQIKAGEYIGIQNSKIVAAAPDLLNACQELLGKMLSSGDEIITLLTGEDATEEITEGLISWLEDNYPNAEVEVHYGGQPIYAYLFSVEV
- the rpmB gene encoding 50S ribosomal protein L28, whose amino-acid sequence is MSRKCYVTGKKPGTGNHVSHANNHNKRSWGVNVQKVRILVDGKPKRVYVSTRALKSGKVTRV